The sequence TCAATATCAAAGCTGTATTTTGCGTCAGCCGCATAGTGAATCGTTGCCGTGTTCACATCCCCACTTCGGCTCCAGCCGCTAAGTCCAGGGAATCCCACAGGCTCACCGTTATCACTAGCAGAGCCGCTTACGCGAATTCGACTTGGATCAAAGTTATGCTCGGTAATGGAAATCGTTGCGGTACGATCTGCGTTATAATAGTTTCCATTTGCAGCCGAGTTATTGTTGTAAGATACATGGATCTCAGGCTTGGTTTTATCAATGGTAAACTTGTCCTGCTGGATGGGTGCTGCCGTGTGTCCTGCATTATCCTGATAGCTAATATCAAAGGTGTAATCCCCATCCGCACTATAGCGTATCGTTGCCGTATGGGTCGTTTGATCAGGGTTGGCTGCATTTCTTGCTGTACTCCAACCAACTAATCTCGGAATCACTCTATCTGTATTCGTAATTCGATAATCAACATCTCCTGGTTTGAAGTTCCGCTCGGTAATCACAATTGTAGCTGTACGGTCTTGGTTGTAAAAATCAGCATTCTCTGCATCCGCCGTGTTGTTATCATATGTTACGGCAATACTTGGAGCACTCTTATCAATGCTAAATGTCATTTCATCTTCTGACACATTTCCTGCTCGGTCCGTCATTTTCACTTCTACAACAATATCATTACTGTTATTAGCAACCGTGATCGTTTTCTTCATCTCAGTCACAAGATTCTTGTCTGTCTTCGTTTGCTGCCAACCAGTCGTGTCACTGCCTGCTGCATACGTTTTATCATTGTTGATTTTAACTGTTCCGCCTTGATTTTGATCGGTATCATATGGAGCCTTCACCGACCATTGGATCTCGCTTATTCCTGAATACGTATCTGTTACCGTTAAATTTACATTGACATTGCCTGCATATAGATCTAAACCATTAGTATCTCTGTACTGAGCTTCAGCTTTTTCTAGGTTAATATGCGACTCTTGCGCATGCTTAGAAGCTGTTTCTACGATCGCCCCATCTGGTGTTTTAAAACCAGATGTATTTTGAACATGGTCAACAGCCTTGGCAAAAATTTGCCCTTTAAACGCAGCCGGTACGTTAAATGTAACTTCCTTCGTATTCGTTAACGGAGCAATCCGTCCGATTTCAGATTCCGCGATTCGTTTTAATGAACCATTTCCCTGAACAGCATAATATGTGCCAGTGTCATGATCCTGCAAGTAGACTGTCATCGATTTCACCCCACTGGTGAATTGATTTTCTACTTTTGGATCATCGGCTTTAACGGTCACTTTTGTTGCCTTTTTAAAATAATAACCATAATTCTTCAGTTCTACTGAACCTTGAAGGTTGTTTTCCTCTACTTTTACGGTTTTTTCTTCATTAGAAAAAGTAAGTTCCGTTATTATTGGATCCGTTTTATCGATAAAAACCGTTTCTTCTGTTGATTGGGTATTTCCAGCGTTATCTGTCACATGGACAGATACGACATAAGATCCATCCGCTCCAATTACATTTTCAGGATCATCTGTACGAATATTATACGTTAACGGAGTATTTATCTTTTCAGTCAAATACTCATACTCATATTTCTTTCCATTAACATCAATGGTTACAGAGTTTACACCTGATTGACTGTCTTGAACTTCAACGGCAAATGTAACATCGCCATTGTATTGGTTATCTCCATTAGAAGATACTTTTTTATTGGGAATGATTGATATGTCCGCTTCAGGGTTGTTTTTATCAAACATCACCGTATTGTTATCTGACACAATATTCGAGTTTGCGTTTGTGACTTCATACGTCTTGCTGTTTTTCACATGATCGGTTACTTCGACTGCAAATGTTCCAGTGAAGTCTTCATGATCAAGCGTAAAAGTTGCTGAAGCATTCAGGCCATCAAATACAAAGTCCTTTAACTGGGGAACCACTTTCTCGTCACTCGTATGCAATCCAACCGACTCGACTCCTGCAACATCGTCCTCCGCCTTTACTGTTACCTCAATCGCCTTATTGAAGAATGTTCCGAATGTCAAGAAGTTCAAGGCCTTCGCGACCGGACCGTCATTGATCATCGTAAAAGTAACAGCTTCACCTTGGGCTAACGTTGGTACCGCTTTGTCGATATATATGTTCTCGTCTGCCGAATGGGTGTTTCCAGCATTATCCGTCACATGAACAGAAATATCATACGAGCCATCTTCATTGATTTTATTGTTGGGATCATCTGTACGGATCGGGTATGTTAGTTTACTTGTCGTTCTAGCATCCTCTTTTGAATAATCATGTTCGTACTTTGTCCCATTAATATCGATGACGACATGATTGACTCCAGCCTCAGGGTCTTGAACATCAACCTCGAATGTAACGTCTCCACTGTAGTAATTATCTTTTTTAAAAGTGTCCTCACTTAGTGGAACTACATTGATTTCTAGTTCTGGTTTGTTTTTGTCAATCATCACGAGATTGTGATCGCCAGCAATATTGGAGTTATCCTTCGTAATCTCGTAAACTTCTTTGTTGTTTACCTTGTCAGTTACTTCAACCTTTAATGTTCCAGCAAAAGCATCACTCTCAATGGTAAATTGAGCTTGAGCTGCTAAAGTTCGTTTGTCGAAGTCTTGTTTCTGATTCACTTCTGGTATTTCGTTTCCTGCCTCGTCAAATGCTTTAAATTCAATCGATTCGATTCCGGAAACATCATCTTCCACTTTCACATCTACTTTAATTGCCTCATTAAAGAACGTTCCAAATGTCAGGAAGTTTAGGAATTGAGCCCATTTAGTATCATTGATCGTATCAATTTTTACTGGTTTCTCTTCCCCTTTTGCAAGGGTTGGCACGTCTTTATCGACATAAACGGTTTTGCTAGCGGTTGTTGTATTTCCCGCATTATCCTGCGCAACCACTTCCAGTTCATAAGAACCGTCATGATTTTTCACATAATCACTTGTTGAGATTGTATAGGTTAAAGGCGTTGTTTTTCTAGCCTCTTCTTTCGAGTAATCATGTTTAATCTCTTTCCCATTGATGTTCATTTTTACGTTGTTGACACCTGATTGTTCGTCATGGGTGTTGATCGTAAAAGTGACATCGCCGTTGTAGTAATCATCACTCGAAGAAGATTCGTTTTCGTTGTTTGGTGTTACGGTAATATCAGCCTTTGGAGCCTTTTTCTCAATCATAACGACCCCATTGCTGCCAGGTTCCGTATTGGAGTTTTGATCATTTACCTCATACGTTTGTGTATTGTTCACATTGTCTTTAACATCGACGGTAAAGGTTCCTTCAAAAACATCTAACTCATTGATATCAAGGGTAAACTTAGCTTGTGCAGTTAAGCCATCCACGATAAAACTTCCTTTTACCTCGCTTGGATCGACTCCATCCACGCTTGTATTCAAGTCAATCGAATCAATCGTTTCAAATCCGGATGCATCGTCTTTCACTATCACC is a genomic window of Niallia sp. XMNu-256 containing:
- a CDS encoding Ig-like domain repeat protein: MRTKRKTRGTPKMTRLLAIIMAIMLIIYNTPVGVFSSALAETVDSVETTPVEEPTPPVEEPAESEEVPVETEEVVETPAEKETTEAEEEGPPVKEEAPTPKEEAASPKEEVTPSTEEAASSEEDKTESDIDNKPEPVVETYQVSVAKVENGTVEMIVDGAPYDGKEKLEVGKVVQLQITPDPHYEIASIIKKVNGEETDITEAYKNGIEVEVEGDTVVQVDFKKKMYTVSLAQTDHNKNGTVEIKTSDGKKYKFGDPDNLDEIKFEAEEKAFLKITPDDAYTVGSVKMSVGGKEQTITSTYTNGIEITGNTKLFVEYSEKTYTITFNSNEHGTIDYDKKLESIGGTIKLEHGKSTSFTVKPYEGYHVKSIVINDKELKNINAKGDTYTLDDVRKNHTVVVTFAINTYEVSASFNRDKGEVMLDNNGNQGKKVVADHGSNVVVTMTPDSLYTVGSLKVNGEEQVKQETGITNDENFSEDENGNITFTISEFTDKTTIEVTFTEVSTEMEAWENYLSIALDSGSKITEPIVEGDHGKNVFVYSNDAKLKLTSKLELYDRIHLLNNDHRGWSQELRINSNATIDQFLLKKNRGKWKIYVDLPKPLTLVFDTEKPVVENTTLSGANEKPVGDKVWYSDKVTVSGNINNIAQEFDGVSYSTKIIGVYYEAKDGSSKGEATFDPEKNTYSFSIDTDEGTILSQTYHVWAVDEAGNRSEVKTVDVNIDKGVPTLADGKAVTFNVINNDSWSKFLNILTFGTFFNEAIEVTVIVKDDASGFETIDSIDLNTSVDGVDPSEVKGSFIVDGLTAQAKFTLDINELDVFEGTFTVDVKDNVNNTQTYEVNDQNSNTEPGSNGVVMIEKKAPKADITVTPNNENESSSSDDYYNGDVTFTINTHDEQSGVNNVKMNINGKEIKHDYSKEEARKTTPLTYTISTSDYVKNHDGSYELEVVAQDNAGNTTTASKTVYVDKDVPTLAKGEEKPVKIDTINDTKWAQFLNFLTFGTFFNEAIKVDVKVEDDVSGIESIEFKAFDEAGNEIPEVNQKQDFDKRTLAAQAQFTIESDAFAGTLKVEVTDKVNNKEVYEITKDNSNIAGDHNLVMIDKNKPELEINVVPLSEDTFKKDNYYSGDVTFEVDVQDPEAGVNHVVIDINGTKYEHDYSKEDARTTSKLTYPIRTDDPNNKINEDGSYDISVHVTDNAGNTHSADENIYIDKAVPTLAQGEAVTFTMINDGPVAKALNFLTFGTFFNKAIEVTVKAEDDVAGVESVGLHTSDEKVVPQLKDFVFDGLNASATFTLDHEDFTGTFAVEVTDHVKNSKTYEVTNANSNIVSDNNTVMFDKNNPEADISIIPNKKVSSNGDNQYNGDVTFAVEVQDSQSGVNSVTIDVNGKKYEYEYLTEKINTPLTYNIRTDDPENVIGADGSYVVSVHVTDNAGNTQSTEETVFIDKTDPIITELTFSNEEKTVKVEENNLQGSVELKNYGYYFKKATKVTVKADDPKVENQFTSGVKSMTVYLQDHDTGTYYAVQGNGSLKRIAESEIGRIAPLTNTKEVTFNVPAAFKGQIFAKAVDHVQNTSGFKTPDGAIVETASKHAQESHINLEKAEAQYRDTNGLDLYAGNVNVNLTVTDTYSGISEIQWSVKAPYDTDQNQGGTVKINNDKTYAAGSDTTGWQQTKTDKNLVTEMKKTITVANNSNDIVVEVKMTDRAGNVSEDEMTFSIDKSAPSIAVTYDNNTADAENADFYNQDRTATIVITERNFKPGDVDYRITNTDRVIPRLVGWSTARNAANPDQTTHTATIRYSADGDYTFDISYQDNAGHTAAPIQQDKFTIDKTKPEIHVSYNNNSAANGNYYNADRTATISITEHNFDPSRIRVSGSASDNGEPVGFPGLSGWSRSGDVNTATIHYAADAKYSFDIDYTDMAGNVMDDFPMEEFVIDQTAPALEITGVADQSANNGDVAPIVTYSDTNFNKEAVSITLQGANRGPVKLDGRYSDAANGGGFTFNNFAKEKEIDDLYTLTATLVDHAGNETTEKIRFSVNRFGSVYVFDESLKSIEGKYVKNERDVIVTETNVDSLNPDSIHVKMTKNGVPSDLAVESDYTVQESGGGGSWSQYTYTVKKEMFAGDGKYTVAIYSEDRAGNVNENIDEVKKAEISFGIDKTAPVIVPINIESGVQYPVDSKVATVSINDNLVLDDAKVYLNNKEVEVQNEGENFTFGIGNSNSKQNVRIVAVDAAGNELVEEVNDFLVTTNLIARWYNNTPLFYGSIGGVGGIAIILSAYFLLRNRKKKIEIIEDDQQTFGG